Genomic DNA from Acidisoma sp. PAMC 29798:
CCCGCTGGTCGCGCAATTACTGCTCAATACCGTCGCCCTCATCGCCGCCACGGCGCTCGTCACCTGCGTCGTCGCGACAGCCGTCGCTTGGTGCGTGGAGCGAACCGATCTTCTGGGCCGCCGGCTTTGGGCGGTCCTGGCCGTGGTCCCGCTCGCTGTGCCCTCCTTTATCACGAGCTTTGCCTGGGTATCGCTGAGCCCAAGGCTCCAGGATTTCGGTGGTGCCCTGCTGGTCGTGAGCTGTTCTTACTTCCCCCTGATTTATTTGCCGGTGGCGGCCGCCCTGCGGGCGATGGACCCGACCTTGGAGGAGACGGCGCGGGCCTTGGGTCTTGGTCCCTGGCGCGTATTCCTGCGCGTCGTGCTGCCGCATCTGCGGCCCGCCTTGCTGGGCGGTATCCTTCTGGTGGCCCTGAACACGCTCACGGAATTCGGCGCTTTTGCTTTGCTGCGATTCCGCACCTTCACCACGGAAATATTCGCCATCTATCGGACCAGCTTCGATAGCTCCGAAGCGGCGTTGTTCGGCATGGTGCTCATTCTGTTATGCCTGCTCTGCCTGGCGGGGGAAGCCTGGGCGCGGGGCGATGCGCGCTACGGCCGCGTCGCCCGGGGCGCGGCGCGCCCAGCACCCCGCATCGCCCTAGGGGTGTGGCACCTTCCGGTCTTCGCAGGCTTCGCCGCCTTGGCGCTGGTCACGCTCGGGGTGCCGCTTGGCATGATCCTGTATTGGCTGACGCAACATACCTCGGCCGCGACCTCGGTCGCGGGCGCGAGCCTGCCCGCTTTGGCGAGGGCCACCTGGGCGTCCTTGCGCCTTGCCCTGGGGGGCACCGCCGTGACGATGCTGCTGGCGCTGCCCCTCGGGTTTCTCGCGACCCGCTATGACGGTCGGCTCATCGCGCTGTTGGAGCGTACGGCCTATCTCGCGCAGGGCGTGCCCGGAATCGTCGTCGCGCTATCGATGGTGTCGCTCACCATCACCCTGCTCCGGCCATTGTATCAGAGCGCGTTTCTGCTGATGATCGTCTACGCGGTTCTGTTCCTGCCTTTGGCCCTGGTGAGCGTGCGCGCGGCCTTCGGCCAAGTGCAGCGGGGATTGGAAGACGCCAGCCGCGCCGCAGGCCTTGGCTGGTTCGCGACCGTTTGGCGGGTGCTGCTGCCGCTTGCGGGCCCCGGACTTGGCGCTGCCGCCGCCATGGTCTTCGTCTCGGTGGTGACCGAACTCACCGCCACGCTGTTGATGGCGCCGATCGGAACCCGCACTCTTGCCGTTCAGGTCTGGGCGAACACCACCACGCTGGCCTTTGCCGCGGCCGCC
This window encodes:
- a CDS encoding ABC transporter permease produces the protein MRWTPTRRPPAALLAAGLLAGLLVLVPIVWTGGLALGVGFSDARLLLFRPLVAQLLLNTVALIAATALVTCVVATAVAWCVERTDLLGRRLWAVLAVVPLAVPSFITSFAWVSLSPRLQDFGGALLVVSCSYFPLIYLPVAAALRAMDPTLEETARALGLGPWRVFLRVVLPHLRPALLGGILLVALNTLTEFGAFALLRFRTFTTEIFAIYRTSFDSSEAALFGMVLILLCLLCLAGEAWARGDARYGRVARGAARPAPRIALGVWHLPVFAGFAALALVTLGVPLGMILYWLTQHTSAATSVAGASLPALARATWASLRLALGGTAVTMLLALPLGFLATRYDGRLIALLERTAYLAQGVPGIVVALSMVSLTITLLRPLYQSAFLLMIVYAVLFLPLALVSVRAAFGQVQRGLEDASRAAGLGWFATVWRVLLPLAGPGLGAAAAMVFVSVVTELTATLLMAPIGTRTLAVQVWANTTTLAFAAAAPYAALMTVLSLISAWVLARRFGLSRTP